The DNA sequence CCGATCCGGCCGCCTTCGCCGGGGCTCTGCGGCGCACGGTGGCCCCCCAGAAGGCGATGAACGCGCACCCCCCGGCACTGGTGGCCCAAGTGGCTTCCACGCCCGCACCGGCACCCCGCGCCACACGACGGCCCGCCGCAGCCGGACGGCATGCGCCCGTAGTCCCGGCCCGCGACAGGGTCACCGCCCCGGTGCGGAAGGCTTCCACGCCGCGCCGGGCGCTCCCGGTCCATACCTACGCGGCATACACCCCGGACCCGCTGCTCGTGCGTCTCGACCGCCTGGAGAACGGGCTAGCCCAGGCCGAACGCCTCTATCTCTCTGCGGAGAGGGGTGGCCTGCGCCTGTCCGTGCCGCCATGCGACGGCGACCCGTGCGCCCAGGGGGTGAACGGGGGCAGTTCCCTGCGCCTGCCGGTCATGCGCACCGCGCCCGCCGCGTTCCCCCCACCGCCCGCGTCCGGGCGCGAACCGGGTCAATCCGCGCCTCCGTCCCCCCGTTCCCTGAACACGTAGTTGCTGATGTGCCGGTCGCGCTGCTCGCGGATCCACCTGTGCAGATCCTCGGGCAGGGCGCGCCAGGACCCCTTGTCGTCCCGCTTCCAGGCAGGCAACCCCTTGTCCCTGACCAACTCCGTGATGTTGCGCGGGTTCTCGCCCACGGCCTCGCAGATCTCCTTCGCCCCTTTCAGACAGATTTCCGACATGCTCCCCCCCGCGCCCTATTCCGCTATCTCGAACAAAAAGGATTGCTCCCCGCCGCAATGATCCAGAAACTCCCGGAATGCCGTGCGCGAATCGAGTACGCCGCGTTCCGGCCCCAGGCGGCCGAACCGGCTGCCGAGCAGGATACAGCCATGGGTGTCCCGGGCCACGTTGCCCTGATGAAACAGGATGGCCGTACGTCCCGGGACGTCGGCGACTTCGAAGGTCGGACCGAAAGTCGGCGAATCAACCCGGCGGCAAGTGTACGTCCCGGCCGGGATGCAGGACACGCCCACCCGGTTGCCGCGTTCGGGCGGCTCCAGGGTGACGCACTGGACCCGGCCGTCCAGGCGAAGCACGCCAAAGGTTCCGGCGTCACTTTTTTCCAGTCGAACAACATCAATTTTCTTCATCTGTTACTCCATTTTTTGCTTTATGACCAAACTGCTAAATCTTGTATAGTCAGTTGTCTATTTGCTAGTCAACCAATTTCGGTATTTCTCTTTAGACATTTGCCAATTTTCATGTATAAGGGTGCACAACCATTACACAGGAAAGGGGAATACATGGGATTCACCGACAATGTGCGCCAGGCGCTCCTCGACCGGATCGGACCGGGCAAGCGGTACCCCAACAACAAGCGGATGGCGGACGAACTCGGCGTCGATCCATCGCAACTCAACCGATTTCTCAAGCGGGAACGCGGCCTGAACAGTGACTCGCTAGGACACATTCTGGACCGTGTGGGGGTAACCCTGACCTTCTGCGACGAACCATCGGACACGGCCCGCGAAATCTGCTTCCGGGCCCCGGACAAGGGCCGGGCCGGGCCGGGCGCACCCGAACCCCGAGCCGACGACTACCTGGCCGTGCCCTTGGCGGACCCGGCCGTGGCCGCCTCGCCCGGACTCGTCCCCGAGCGGGACGTGGAAGGCTGGGTCCTGGTCTGGCGGCACCAGGAGTCCATCCGTTTCCGCTCCAACCTGGTGGCCGTGGAGATCCCGCCCGG is a window from the Desulfovibrio sp. Huiquan2017 genome containing:
- a CDS encoding helix-turn-helix domain-containing protein; translated protein: MSEICLKGAKEICEAVGENPRNITELVRDKGLPAWKRDDKGSWRALPEDLHRWIREQRDRHISNYVFRERGDGGAD
- a CDS encoding DUF5675 family protein, yielding MKKIDVVRLEKSDAGTFGVLRLDGRVQCVTLEPPERGNRVGVSCIPAGTYTCRRVDSPTFGPTFEVADVPGRTAILFHQGNVARDTHGCILLGSRFGRLGPERGVLDSRTAFREFLDHCGGEQSFLFEIAE
- a CDS encoding S24/S26 family peptidase, which gives rise to MGFTDNVRQALLDRIGPGKRYPNNKRMADELGVDPSQLNRFLKRERGLNSDSLGHILDRVGVTLTFCDEPSDTAREICFRAPDKGRAGPGAPEPRADDYLAVPLADPAVAASPGLVPERDVEGWVLVWRHQESIRFRSNLVAVEIPPGERSMAPTLHPGDIVLVDRDDREPNAAGRIMLVREPGKDGAACIRRVGTRPLDGDVELIYYSDDSREYPPATFRLGRDFGGDITGAIGGNVVWAWSDMTRK